A part of Streptomyces sp. NBC_00557 genomic DNA contains:
- the rpsB gene encoding 30S ribosomal protein S2, whose protein sequence is MAVVTMRELLESGVHFGHQTRRWNPKMKRFIFTERNGIYIIDLLQSLSYIDRAYEFVKETVAHGGTVMFVGTKKQAQEAIAEQATRVGMPYVNQRWLGGMLTNFSTVYKRLQRLKELEQIDFEDVASSGLTKKELLVLSREKAKLEKTLGGIREMQKVPSAVWIVDTKKEHIAVGEARKLNIPVVAILDTNCDPDEVDYKIPGNDDAIRSVTLLTRVIADAVAEGLIARSGVAAGEKGEKAAGEPLAEWERDLLEGEKKADEAEKPAEAAAETPAAEAPAAEAEQA, encoded by the coding sequence ATGGCCGTCGTCACGATGCGGGAGCTGCTGGAGAGCGGCGTCCACTTCGGTCACCAGACCCGTCGCTGGAACCCGAAGATGAAGCGCTTCATCTTCACCGAGCGCAACGGCATCTACATCATCGACCTGCTCCAGTCGCTGTCGTACATCGACCGCGCCTACGAGTTCGTCAAGGAGACCGTGGCCCACGGCGGCACGGTCATGTTCGTCGGCACCAAGAAGCAGGCGCAGGAGGCCATCGCCGAGCAGGCCACCCGCGTCGGCATGCCCTACGTCAACCAGCGCTGGCTGGGCGGCATGCTCACCAACTTCTCGACCGTCTACAAGCGTCTGCAGCGCCTGAAGGAGCTGGAGCAGATCGACTTCGAGGACGTCGCGTCCTCCGGTCTGACCAAGAAGGAGCTGCTGGTCCTCTCCCGCGAGAAGGCCAAGCTGGAGAAGACCCTCGGCGGTATCCGCGAGATGCAGAAGGTGCCGAGCGCCGTCTGGATCGTGGACACCAAGAAGGAGCACATCGCCGTCGGCGAGGCCCGGAAGCTGAACATCCCGGTCGTCGCGATCCTCGACACCAACTGCGACCCCGACGAGGTCGACTACAAGATCCCGGGCAACGACGACGCGATCCGCTCCGTCACCCTGCTCACCCGTGTGATCGCCGACGCCGTCGCCGAGGGCCTCATCGCCCGTTCCGGCGTGGCCGCCGGCGAGAAGGGCGAGAAGGCCGCGGGCGAGCCGCTCGCCGAGTGGGAGCGCGACCTGCTCGAGGGTGAGAAGAAGGCCGACGAGGCCGAGAAGCCGGCCGAGGCCGCCGCCGAGACCCCGGCTGCCGAGGCCCCGGCCGCCGAGGCCGAGCAGGCCTGA
- the rlmN gene encoding 23S rRNA (adenine(2503)-C(2))-methyltransferase RlmN, translated as MPKPGELTFVVPRGAKKPPRHLADLTPAERKDAVAEIGEKPFRAKQLSQHYFARYAHDPEQWTDIPAGSREKLREALFPELMTVVRHLSTDQGATRKTLWRLFDGTLVESVLMRYPDRVTMCISSQAGCGMNCPFCATGQAGLDRNLSTAEIVHQIVDGMRALRDGEVPGGPARLSNIVFMGMGEPLANYKRVVGAIRALTDPAPDGLGLSQRGITVSTVGLVPAIHRFADEGFKCRLAISLHAPDDELRDTLVPVNTRWKVREVLDAGFEYVEKSGRRLSIEYALIRDINDQAWRGDRLGRLLKGRPVHVNLIPLNPTPGSKWTASRPEDEKAFVEAIAAHGVPVTVRDTRGQEIDGACGQLAATER; from the coding sequence ATGCCCAAGCCCGGAGAACTCACTTTCGTCGTGCCGCGCGGTGCCAAGAAGCCGCCGCGGCATCTTGCCGATCTCACGCCCGCGGAGCGCAAGGACGCGGTGGCCGAGATCGGTGAGAAGCCGTTTCGTGCCAAGCAGCTCTCGCAGCACTACTTCGCGCGGTACGCGCACGACCCGGAGCAGTGGACGGACATCCCCGCCGGCTCGCGCGAGAAGCTGCGCGAGGCGCTGTTCCCGGAGCTGATGACCGTCGTCCGGCATCTGTCGACCGACCAGGGGGCCACCCGCAAGACGCTGTGGCGGCTGTTCGACGGGACCCTCGTGGAGTCCGTGCTGATGCGGTATCCGGACCGGGTCACCATGTGCATCAGCTCGCAGGCCGGGTGCGGGATGAACTGCCCGTTCTGCGCGACGGGGCAGGCGGGTCTCGACCGGAACCTGTCCACCGCCGAGATCGTCCACCAGATCGTGGACGGGATGCGGGCGCTGCGGGACGGGGAGGTGCCCGGGGGCCCCGCCCGGCTCTCCAACATCGTGTTCATGGGCATGGGCGAGCCGCTCGCCAACTACAAGCGGGTGGTGGGCGCCATCCGGGCGCTCACCGACCCCGCGCCGGACGGGCTCGGGCTCTCGCAGCGCGGGATCACCGTGTCCACCGTCGGGCTCGTGCCGGCCATCCACCGGTTCGCCGACGAGGGCTTCAAGTGCCGGCTCGCGATCTCCCTGCACGCCCCCGACGACGAGCTGCGCGACACCCTCGTCCCCGTCAACACGCGCTGGAAGGTGCGCGAGGTGCTGGACGCCGGGTTCGAGTACGTCGAGAAGTCCGGGCGCCGGCTGTCGATCGAGTACGCGCTGATCCGGGACATCAACGACCAGGCGTGGCGCGGGGACCGGCTCGGGCGGCTGCTCAAGGGCAGGCCCGTGCACGTCAACCTCATCCCGCTGAACCCGACGCCGGGCTCGAAGTGGACCGCCTCGCGCCCCGAGGACGAGAAGGCGTTCGTGGAGGCCATCGCCGCCCATGGTGTGCCGGTGACCGTCCGGGACACCCGGGGACAGGAGATCGACGGGGCCTGTGGTCAGCTGGCGGCCACCGAGCGGTAA
- the pyrH gene encoding UMP kinase, which translates to MTTKAQKSDDGKVRGRFLLKLSGEAFSGGGGLGVDPDVVHKIAREIAAVVRDGAQIAVVIGGGNFFRGAELQQRGMDRARSDYMGMLGTVMNCLALQDFLEKEGIDSRVQTAITMGQVAEPYIPLRAVRHLEKGRVVIFGAGMGMPYFSTDTTAAQRALEIDAEALLMGKNGVDGVYDSDPKANPDAVKFDALGYGEVITRDLKVADATAITLCRDNKLPILVFELLAEGNIARAVKGEKIGTLVGEHGSRD; encoded by the coding sequence ATGACCACCAAGGCCCAGAAGAGCGACGACGGCAAAGTACGCGGCCGGTTTCTGCTGAAGCTGTCCGGAGAGGCCTTCTCCGGCGGCGGGGGCCTGGGCGTGGACCCGGACGTGGTGCACAAGATCGCCCGTGAGATCGCGGCCGTCGTCCGTGACGGCGCCCAGATCGCGGTCGTCATCGGCGGCGGCAACTTCTTCCGCGGCGCCGAACTCCAGCAGCGCGGCATGGACCGGGCCCGCTCGGACTACATGGGCATGCTCGGCACGGTCATGAACTGCCTCGCCCTCCAGGACTTCCTGGAGAAGGAGGGCATCGACAGCCGGGTGCAGACCGCCATCACCATGGGACAGGTCGCCGAGCCGTACATCCCGCTGCGCGCCGTGCGCCACCTGGAGAAGGGCCGCGTGGTCATCTTCGGCGCCGGTATGGGCATGCCGTACTTCTCCACCGACACCACCGCCGCCCAGCGCGCCCTGGAGATCGACGCCGAGGCGCTGCTCATGGGCAAGAACGGCGTGGACGGGGTCTACGACTCCGACCCCAAGGCCAACCCCGACGCCGTCAAGTTCGACGCCCTCGGCTACGGCGAGGTCATCACCCGCGACCTCAAGGTCGCCGACGCCACCGCCATCACGCTGTGCCGCGACAACAAGCTCCCGATCCTCGTCTTCGAACTTCTCGCGGAGGGCAATATCGCCCGGGCCGTCAAGGGTGAGAAGATCGGCACGCTGGTGGGTGAACACGGCAGCCGGGACTGA
- a CDS encoding murein hydrolase activator EnvC family protein encodes MREAMRNALLSAALLLGPAMAALAPCRSWADTPPPAPAPPPQAPVPPVARAWPVGVHPLVLRGWEPPVTPYGPGHRGVDLAAPAGSPVRAVAPGRVSFAGRVAGRGVVSVDLTGTDLRTTYEPVTPSVREGDEVRAGDAVGAVQPAGSHCPAACVHWGLRRGKTYLNPLSLLPPWLLHRGPPRLLPVLGVPMP; translated from the coding sequence ATGCGAGAAGCGATGCGAAACGCCCTGCTGTCGGCGGCTCTGCTCCTCGGGCCGGCGATGGCGGCCCTGGCGCCCTGCCGGTCCTGGGCGGACACCCCGCCCCCGGCCCCCGCGCCGCCCCCTCAGGCCCCGGTCCCGCCCGTCGCGCGCGCCTGGCCGGTGGGCGTGCACCCGCTCGTGTTACGCGGCTGGGAGCCGCCGGTGACACCGTACGGCCCCGGCCACCGGGGCGTGGACCTGGCGGCGCCGGCCGGCTCCCCGGTCCGGGCTGTGGCCCCGGGCCGGGTGTCCTTCGCGGGCCGGGTGGCGGGCAGGGGGGTCGTCTCGGTCGACCTGACGGGTACGGATCTGCGCACGACGTACGAGCCGGTGACTCCGTCGGTCCGCGAGGGGGACGAGGTGCGGGCCGGCGACGCGGTGGGCGCGGTGCAGCCGGCGGGCTCCCACTGCCCCGCCGCGTGCGTCCACTGGGGCCTGCGCAGGGGGAAGACGTATCTGAACCCGCTGTCCCTGCTCCCGCCGTGGCTCCTGCACCGGGGACCACCGAGGCTGCTGCCGGTGCTCGGGGTGCCGATGCCGTAG
- the whiG gene encoding RNA polymerase sigma factor WhiG gives MPQHTSGSDRAAIPPAARDGGSVRPPAPSTLDELWRSYKATGDERLREQLILHYSPLVKYVAGRVSVGLPPNVEQADFVSSGVFGLIDAIEKFDVDREIKFETYAITRIRGAMIDELRALDWIPRSVRQKARNVERAYATLEARLRRTPTETEVAAELGMEVEELHAVFSQLSLANVVALEELLHVGSEDGDGLSFMDTLEDTAADNPVEVAEDRELRRFLARAINTLPEREKTVVTLYYYEGLTLAEIGNVLGVTESRVSQIHTKSVLQLRAKLASFGR, from the coding sequence ATGCCCCAGCACACCTCCGGGTCCGACCGGGCGGCGATCCCCCCAGCCGCCCGCGACGGTGGCAGCGTGCGGCCGCCCGCTCCCTCGACGCTCGACGAACTGTGGCGGTCGTACAAGGCGACGGGGGACGAGCGGCTGCGGGAGCAGCTGATCCTGCACTACTCGCCGCTCGTGAAATACGTCGCGGGGCGGGTGAGCGTCGGCCTGCCGCCCAACGTGGAGCAGGCCGATTTCGTCTCCTCCGGGGTCTTCGGGCTGATCGACGCGATCGAGAAGTTCGACGTCGACCGGGAGATCAAGTTCGAGACGTACGCGATCACCCGGATCCGGGGCGCGATGATCGACGAGCTGCGGGCGCTGGACTGGATTCCGCGGTCGGTGCGGCAGAAGGCGCGCAACGTCGAGCGGGCCTACGCCACGCTGGAGGCCAGGCTGCGGCGCACCCCGACCGAAACCGAGGTAGCCGCCGAGCTGGGCATGGAGGTCGAGGAACTCCATGCCGTCTTCAGCCAGTTGTCGCTGGCCAACGTGGTGGCTCTGGAGGAGCTGCTGCACGTGGGCAGCGAGGACGGCGACGGGCTGAGCTTCATGGACACGCTGGAGGACACCGCCGCGGACAACCCCGTGGAGGTCGCCGAGGACCGGGAGCTGCGCCGCTTCCTCGCGCGGGCGATCAACACGCTGCCCGAGCGGGAGAAGACGGTCGTGACGCTGTACTACTACGAGGGCCTCACCCTCGCCGAGATCGGCAACGTCCTCGGGGTCACCGAGAGCCGGGTCAGCCAGATCCACACCAAGTCGGTCCTGCAGCTGAGGGCGAAGCTGGCGAGCTTCGGCCGCTGA
- a CDS encoding phosphatidate cytidylyltransferase, which translates to MSDSSWRVPPAAGQAGYWGPAEGGQAQPVPGAVPAGPAYDAPEAQHTRPMPVVPDEPAYGSDQDGDLGAARHSGPSFQEFRDAFRPESPQARALPAENQNPEPMPDAHQPASAPQKKSAGRDLSAAIGVGVGLGVVIVASLFVYKAVFVGVIAVAVVVGLWELTSRLRERKEIKAPLVPLAVGGAAMVVAGYVSGAEGAWVAMALTALATLVWRMTEPPEGYLKDVTAGVFAAFYVPFLATFVAMMLTADDGPWRVLTFLLLTVVSDTGAYAVGWRFGKRKLAPRISPGKTREGLVGAVTFAMAAGALCMQFLIHHGTWWQGLLLGLAVAASATLGDLGESMIKRDLGIKDMGTLLPGHGGIMDRLDSLLPTAPVVWLLLVVFVGSA; encoded by the coding sequence ATGAGCGACTCTTCCTGGAGGGTGCCGCCCGCGGCGGGCCAGGCCGGGTACTGGGGTCCCGCCGAGGGCGGGCAGGCCCAGCCTGTCCCGGGGGCCGTCCCGGCGGGTCCCGCGTACGATGCGCCTGAGGCGCAGCACACCCGCCCCATGCCCGTCGTGCCCGACGAGCCCGCGTACGGATCGGACCAGGACGGCGACCTGGGGGCCGCCCGGCACAGCGGCCCCTCGTTCCAGGAATTCCGCGACGCGTTCCGCCCCGAGTCCCCGCAGGCCCGGGCACTCCCGGCCGAGAACCAGAATCCGGAGCCCATGCCCGACGCCCACCAGCCGGCTTCAGCGCCGCAGAAGAAGAGCGCGGGCCGTGACCTGAGCGCGGCCATAGGGGTCGGGGTCGGACTCGGGGTGGTGATCGTCGCCTCGCTGTTCGTCTACAAGGCCGTGTTCGTCGGGGTGATCGCGGTCGCGGTCGTCGTCGGCCTGTGGGAGCTGACCAGCAGGCTGCGCGAGCGCAAGGAGATCAAGGCGCCGCTGGTGCCGCTCGCGGTGGGCGGTGCGGCGATGGTGGTCGCCGGGTACGTCAGCGGCGCCGAGGGCGCGTGGGTCGCCATGGCGCTGACGGCGCTCGCGACCCTGGTGTGGCGGATGACGGAGCCGCCGGAGGGCTATCTGAAGGACGTCACGGCGGGCGTCTTCGCGGCGTTCTACGTGCCGTTCCTGGCCACGTTCGTCGCGATGATGCTGACCGCGGACGACGGCCCCTGGCGGGTGCTGACCTTCCTCCTCCTCACGGTCGTCAGCGACACCGGCGCGTACGCGGTCGGCTGGCGCTTCGGCAAGCGCAAACTGGCCCCCCGTATCAGCCCCGGCAAGACCCGCGAGGGCCTGGTGGGCGCGGTGACCTTCGCGATGGCCGCCGGCGCGCTGTGCATGCAGTTCCTGATCCACCACGGCACCTGGTGGCAGGGCCTGCTGCTGGGCCTCGCGGTCGCGGCCAGCGCCACCCTGGGCGACCTCGGCGAGTCCATGATCAAACGCGACCTGGGCATCAAGGACATGGGCACCCTGCTCCCGGGCCACGGCGGCATCATGGACCGCCTGGACTCCCTGCTGCCCACGGCCCCGGTGGTGTGGCTGCTGCTGGTGGTGTTCGTCGGTTCGGCGTGA
- a CDS encoding TetR/AcrR family transcriptional regulator — MAEHRSMQRAALLDAARSLLSEGGTEALTFPALAERTGLARSSVYEYFRSRAAVVEELCAVDFPVWAAEVAAAMERAGTAEAKVEAYVRQQLALVGDRRHRAVVAISASELDAGAREKIRAAHGGLVAMIAEALAEMGHEQPRLAAMLLQGIVDAAVRRIELGAAEDPSAVTDAAVAMALRGVKG; from the coding sequence GTGGCCGAGCACCGGTCGATGCAGCGAGCCGCCCTGCTGGACGCGGCTCGCTCGCTGCTGTCCGAAGGCGGGACCGAAGCGCTGACGTTCCCCGCGCTGGCCGAGCGGACGGGGCTGGCGCGGTCGTCCGTGTACGAGTACTTCCGGTCGCGGGCCGCCGTGGTCGAGGAGCTGTGCGCGGTCGACTTTCCGGTCTGGGCGGCGGAGGTGGCCGCCGCCATGGAGCGGGCCGGCACCGCCGAGGCCAAGGTGGAGGCGTACGTACGCCAGCAGCTGGCGCTGGTCGGGGACCGGCGGCACCGGGCGGTCGTCGCCATCTCGGCGAGCGAGCTGGACGCCGGGGCGCGGGAGAAGATCCGGGCGGCGCACGGCGGGCTCGTCGCGATGATCGCCGAGGCGCTCGCGGAGATGGGGCACGAGCAGCCCCGGCTGGCGGCGATGCTGCTGCAGGGCATCGTGGACGCGGCGGTGCGGCGCATCGAGCTGGGAGCCGCCGAGGACCCTTCCGCGGTGACGGACGCGGCGGTGGCGATGGCACTGCGCGGCGTGAAGGGCTGA
- the tsf gene encoding translation elongation factor Ts, translated as MANYTAADVKKLRELTGAGMMDCKKALDEAEGNVEKAVEALRIKGQKGVAKREGRSAENGAVVSIIADDNSSGVLVELKCETDFVAKGDKFQAVAKAIAEHVAKTNPADIEALLASEIEPGKTVQAFVDEANANLGEKIVLDRFAQFSDGYVTAYMHRTMPDLPPQIGVLVEFDKPNAEVAKGIAQHIAAFAPKYLAKEDVPADVVESERRIAEETTRAEGKPEAAIAKIVEGRLNGFFKDATLLGQPYALDNKKSVQKVLDEAGVTLKRFARIKVGI; from the coding sequence ATGGCGAACTACACCGCCGCCGACGTCAAGAAGCTCCGTGAGCTCACCGGCGCCGGCATGATGGACTGCAAGAAGGCGCTGGACGAGGCCGAGGGCAACGTCGAGAAGGCCGTCGAGGCGCTGCGCATCAAGGGCCAGAAGGGCGTCGCCAAGCGCGAGGGCCGCTCCGCCGAGAACGGCGCCGTGGTCTCCATCATCGCCGACGACAACTCCTCCGGCGTCCTGGTCGAGCTGAAGTGCGAGACGGACTTCGTCGCCAAGGGTGACAAGTTCCAGGCCGTGGCCAAGGCCATCGCCGAGCACGTCGCCAAGACGAACCCGGCCGACATCGAGGCCCTGCTCGCCTCCGAGATCGAGCCCGGCAAGACCGTCCAGGCGTTCGTGGACGAGGCCAACGCCAACCTCGGCGAGAAGATCGTCCTGGACCGCTTCGCGCAGTTCTCCGACGGCTACGTCACCGCCTACATGCACCGCACCATGCCCGACCTGCCCCCGCAGATCGGTGTCCTGGTCGAGTTCGACAAGCCGAACGCCGAGGTCGCCAAGGGCATCGCCCAGCACATCGCCGCCTTCGCGCCGAAGTACCTGGCCAAGGAGGACGTGCCGGCCGACGTCGTCGAGTCCGAGCGCCGTATCGCCGAGGAGACCACCCGCGCCGAGGGCAAGCCCGAGGCCGCGATCGCCAAGATCGTCGAGGGCCGTCTCAACGGCTTCTTCAAGGACGCCACGCTGCTCGGCCAGCCGTACGCGCTCGACAACAAGAAGTCGGTCCAGAAGGTGCTGGACGAGGCCGGTGTCACCCTGAAGCGCTTCGCGCGCATCAAGGTCGGCATCTGA
- the frr gene encoding ribosome recycling factor produces MIEETLLEAEEKMEKAVVVAKEDFAAIRTGRAHPAMFNKIVADYYGALTPINQLASFSVPEPRMAVVTPFDKSALRNIEQAIRDSDLGVNPSNDGNIIRVVFPELTEERRREYIKVAKSKGEDAKVSIRSVRRKAKDAIDKLVKDGEVGEDEGRRAEKELDDTTAKYVAQVDELLKHKEAELLEV; encoded by the coding sequence GTGATCGAAGAGACCCTCCTCGAGGCCGAGGAGAAGATGGAGAAGGCCGTCGTGGTCGCCAAGGAGGACTTCGCCGCGATCCGCACCGGTCGTGCGCACCCGGCGATGTTCAACAAGATCGTGGCCGACTACTACGGTGCCCTGACGCCGATCAACCAGCTGGCCTCGTTCTCCGTGCCGGAGCCGCGCATGGCGGTCGTGACCCCGTTCGACAAGAGCGCGCTGCGCAACATCGAGCAGGCGATCCGCGACTCCGACCTGGGCGTCAACCCCAGCAACGACGGCAACATCATCCGGGTGGTGTTCCCCGAGCTGACCGAGGAGCGCCGCCGCGAGTACATCAAGGTCGCCAAGAGCAAGGGCGAGGACGCGAAGGTCTCGATCCGCTCCGTGCGCCGCAAGGCCAAGGACGCCATCGACAAGCTGGTCAAGGACGGCGAGGTCGGCGAGGACGAGGGCCGCCGTGCGGAGAAGGAGCTGGACGACACCACGGCGAAGTACGTCGCCCAGGTGGACGAGCTTCTGAAGCACAAGGAAGCGGAGCTGCTCGAAGTCTGA
- the dprA gene encoding DNA-processing protein DprA — MTAELLGRVLLCRVVEPGDEAGGRWVREFGVGEVVRRLRDGGPALPGVSDVRWGGLVARARRAEPERDLAVAAAAGARFVGPGDAEWPGQLDDLGDARPLGLWVRGRPSLRMWALRSVAVVGARACTEYGTHVAATLASGLAERGWVVVSGGAYGIDGAAHRGALAARGATVAVLACGVDRPYPRGHAALIGRIAEQGLVVGELPPGDHPTPSRFILRNRVIAALTRGTVVVEAACRSGSLATARAAQRLGRFTMGVPGPVTSALSAGVHELLRGEATLVTDAADVVELVGDMGELAPPRRGPVLPRDLLEPAARAVLAALPGDRAAGVEEIALGTPATRDEAIARLYELRALGYVERHGDGWKLTRQAVMSVRTGRGPC, encoded by the coding sequence GTGACGGCGGAGCTGCTCGGGCGGGTGTTGCTGTGCCGGGTGGTCGAGCCGGGGGACGAGGCCGGGGGGCGGTGGGTCCGGGAGTTCGGGGTGGGGGAGGTGGTGCGGCGGCTGCGGGACGGGGGTCCGGCGCTGCCGGGGGTGAGCGACGTGCGCTGGGGCGGGCTCGTCGCGCGGGCCCGGCGGGCCGAGCCCGAGCGGGATCTCGCGGTCGCGGCGGCGGCCGGGGCCCGGTTCGTGGGGCCCGGCGACGCCGAGTGGCCCGGCCAGCTCGACGACCTCGGCGACGCCCGGCCGCTCGGACTGTGGGTGCGCGGCCGGCCCAGCCTGCGGATGTGGGCGCTGCGCTCGGTGGCCGTGGTCGGCGCGCGGGCCTGCACCGAGTACGGCACCCATGTCGCCGCCACCCTCGCCTCAGGACTCGCCGAGCGCGGCTGGGTGGTGGTGTCGGGCGGCGCCTACGGCATCGACGGCGCCGCCCACCGCGGCGCCCTCGCCGCCCGCGGAGCCACCGTCGCCGTCCTGGCCTGCGGCGTCGACCGGCCGTACCCGCGCGGCCACGCCGCCCTGATCGGCAGGATCGCGGAACAGGGCCTGGTGGTGGGCGAACTGCCCCCGGGCGACCATCCGACGCCCAGCCGGTTCATCCTCCGCAACCGCGTCATCGCCGCCCTGACCAGGGGCACCGTCGTCGTGGAGGCCGCCTGCCGCAGCGGCTCGCTGGCCACCGCACGGGCCGCGCAGCGCCTCGGACGGTTCACCATGGGCGTGCCGGGTCCCGTCACCAGCGCCCTGTCCGCCGGTGTGCACGAACTGCTCCGCGGCGAGGCCACCCTGGTCACCGATGCCGCGGACGTCGTCGAGCTGGTCGGCGACATGGGCGAGCTGGCCCCGCCCCGGCGCGGCCCCGTGCTCCCGCGCGACCTGCTGGAACCCGCCGCACGGGCCGTCCTCGCCGCCCTCCCCGGCGACCGCGCGGCCGGCGTCGAGGAGATCGCGCTCGGCACGCCGGCCACCCGCGACGAGGCGATCGCGAGACTGTACGAACTCCGAGCACTTGGGTACGTCGAACGACATGGCGACGGCTGGAAGTTGACACGCCAGGCGGTGATGTCGGTCCGTACCGGGCGCGGGCCGTGCTGA
- a CDS encoding YceI family protein — MNLFGRNSFQRRAQPSAAPVATVAPRAGATAVLPDPELAHLTGEWLIDPAHSRIGFSVRHAMVTTVRGAFTEYESRLYFDGRQPTRSRADIVLYTASVDTGVEQRDAHVIGRQFLDAGAHPRMTFTSTAVRLVDRDVYRMTGDLTIKGTTRPVDLDLTYIGHVTDVFGDERVGFDGTTTINRSDWGLTYDARLAQGGAMVSDKVRLQFDIAAIRAT, encoded by the coding sequence ATGAACCTTTTCGGCCGCAACTCCTTCCAGCGGCGTGCACAGCCGTCCGCCGCCCCCGTGGCGACCGTCGCCCCGCGGGCCGGTGCCACCGCCGTTCTGCCCGACCCCGAGCTGGCGCATCTCACCGGCGAGTGGCTGATCGATCCCGCGCACAGCAGGATCGGGTTCTCCGTGCGGCACGCGATGGTGACGACGGTGCGGGGCGCGTTCACCGAGTACGAGAGCCGCCTCTACTTCGACGGCCGTCAGCCCACCCGCTCCCGCGCCGACATCGTGCTGTACACCGCCAGCGTCGACACCGGTGTCGAGCAGCGCGACGCCCATGTGATCGGGCGGCAGTTCCTGGACGCCGGGGCGCACCCGCGGATGACCTTCACGAGCACCGCCGTACGGCTCGTGGACAGGGACGTCTACCGCATGACCGGAGACCTGACGATCAAGGGCACCACCCGGCCCGTCGACCTGGACCTCACCTACATCGGCCATGTCACCGACGTGTTCGGGGACGAGCGCGTCGGCTTCGACGGCACCACGACGATCAACCGCTCGGACTGGGGCCTGACCTACGACGCCCGGCTGGCCCAGGGCGGGGCCATGGTGAGCGACAAGGTCCGCCTGCAGTTCGACATCGCCGCCATCCGGGCCACCTGA